In Brassica rapa cultivar Chiifu-401-42 chromosome A06, CAAS_Brap_v3.01, whole genome shotgun sequence, a single window of DNA contains:
- the LOC103827765 gene encoding pollen-specific protein-like At4g18596 — translation MAAKAIVFSLFIVSTVCLSSLAGFTAADADDFDIFQIQGSVYCDTCRVQFVTRLSQFLEGAKVKLECRSRTNGTLTLTKEAVTDKSGSYKIEVTGDHEEEVCELVLVQSPDIGCSDVSKEAYLRNAAKISLTANDGIVSHETRIVNPLGFMVKTPLADCPAAFKELGIVPDVIF, via the exons atggCTGCCAAAGCAATcgtcttctctctctttatcgTCTCCACCGTGTGTTTGTCCTCTCTCGCCGGTTTTACTGCCGCAGATGCTGATGATTTTGACATTTTCCAGATTCAGGGATCAGTTTACTGTGACACTTGCCGTGTCCAGTTTGTTACCCGTCTCAGCCAATTCCTCGAAG GGGCGAAAGTGAAGTTGGAGTGCAGAAGCAGAACAAACGGAACCCTAACGTTGACCAAAGAAGCCGTTACCGACAAATCAGGAAGCTACAAGATTGAAGTAACCGGTGACCACGAAGAAGAAGTTTGCGAGCTCGTGTTGGTCCAATCACCGGACATTGGTTGCAGTGATGTCAGCAAAGAGGCTTATTTACGTAACGCCGCTAAGATCAGTTTAACGGCGAATGACGGAATCGTCTCTCACGAGACACGTATCGTTAACCCTCTCGGTTTCATGGTTAAGACCCCGTTAGCTGATTGTCCCGCTGCTTTCAAGGAACTCGGTATTGTCCCTGACGTCATTTTCTAA